From the Marinomonas sp. THO17 genome, one window contains:
- the tssI gene encoding type VI secretion system tip protein TssI/VgrG, whose product MPTLMFKLTVEGLDDNTLLVREYQGQDTLSDAPLPDGSACYGFRYQLSLASRRMDLSAEQIVDQSAEFTFYRDGELVQRVHGIVRAFEKGDTGHNYTFYGLTLVPALERLTLRHNSRIFQKQTPQDIINQLLGEMGLPNAVFTLNDNSVKEREFCVQYRETDAQFLHRLAAEEGWVYYFVHEAGKHTLHFIDKSQALSQQSDPIAYKLLTAGVADTPYIRRLSEHKQALPSQAVLKDYSFKRPDYAALQDYTGTNLEHQGDQYPHFDAPGRFKDSATGQRFARIRLEYLRRQAHLVTGESDAPAIRVGSKITIAGHFDSQIKDNSWIPVQVQHRGTQPQILEEEGGEGETTYYNQFTLIPGQINWQATPQTKPSVDGPMMATVVGPASNEGDTPEEIYCDEYGRVKIQFNWDRYGQQDDFSSCWVQVSQGWSGSQYGSLAIPRIGTRVIVSFLNGDPDQPIITGRTFDADNLPPYALPAHKTKSVWRSQTHQGAGFNELSFEDQAGQEQVYLHAQKDLKQQVLNDVQTDIGNDHHLTVANDSFTEVKNNQHIRINGQCQLTVLKDNVDFADANLYCQVTGEQQLKAKQEIHLRSGTKAILEAQQAITLKAGGNFITIDANGIQLMSQNVTFNEGGEAAIGTGITIQKDSEK is encoded by the coding sequence ATGCCGACGTTAATGTTCAAACTGACCGTAGAGGGTCTTGACGACAACACCTTACTGGTACGCGAGTATCAGGGACAAGACACCCTGTCTGACGCCCCCTTGCCAGACGGCAGTGCCTGTTATGGTTTTCGTTACCAACTGAGTTTGGCCAGTCGCCGCATGGACCTCAGCGCCGAACAGATCGTCGACCAAAGCGCCGAATTTACCTTCTATCGCGATGGCGAACTGGTGCAACGGGTGCACGGCATAGTGCGCGCCTTCGAAAAAGGCGACACAGGCCACAACTACACCTTCTATGGCTTAACCCTAGTGCCGGCACTGGAACGATTGACCCTACGTCACAACAGTCGCATCTTCCAAAAACAAACACCGCAAGACATCATCAACCAACTGCTTGGTGAAATGGGCTTGCCCAACGCCGTGTTCACCCTCAATGACAACAGCGTTAAAGAACGCGAATTCTGCGTGCAATACCGCGAAACCGACGCGCAATTTCTGCACCGTCTGGCCGCCGAAGAAGGCTGGGTCTATTACTTCGTTCATGAAGCGGGCAAACACACCCTGCACTTCATTGATAAAAGCCAAGCCCTTAGCCAACAAAGCGACCCGATTGCCTACAAGCTACTGACCGCGGGCGTGGCAGACACCCCATACATCCGCCGCTTAAGCGAACACAAACAAGCCTTACCCAGCCAAGCGGTGCTCAAAGACTACAGCTTCAAACGCCCCGACTACGCGGCCTTACAAGACTACACGGGCACCAACCTTGAACACCAAGGGGACCAATACCCACACTTTGACGCCCCCGGTCGCTTCAAAGACAGTGCCACCGGACAACGCTTTGCGCGCATCCGCCTTGAATACCTGCGTCGACAAGCGCACCTTGTTACCGGTGAGAGCGATGCGCCCGCCATCCGCGTGGGCAGCAAAATTACCATTGCAGGGCACTTTGACAGCCAAATCAAAGACAACAGCTGGATCCCAGTGCAGGTCCAACATAGAGGCACTCAACCGCAGATACTCGAAGAAGAAGGCGGCGAAGGGGAAACCACCTATTACAACCAGTTCACCCTGATTCCGGGGCAAATCAACTGGCAAGCCACGCCGCAGACCAAACCCAGTGTCGACGGGCCCATGATGGCCACCGTAGTGGGGCCCGCCAGCAACGAGGGGGACACCCCAGAAGAAATCTACTGTGACGAATACGGTCGCGTCAAAATCCAATTTAACTGGGACAGATACGGCCAACAGGACGACTTTAGCTCTTGCTGGGTGCAAGTCTCCCAAGGTTGGTCTGGCAGCCAATACGGCAGCCTTGCCATCCCGCGCATTGGCACCCGCGTCATCGTCAGCTTCCTCAATGGCGACCCAGACCAACCCATTATCACGGGTCGTACCTTCGACGCCGACAACCTGCCACCCTATGCCTTACCGGCTCACAAAACCAAAAGCGTGTGGCGCAGTCAGACGCACCAAGGGGCGGGCTTTAACGAGCTGTCTTTTGAAGACCAAGCGGGGCAAGAGCAAGTTTACTTGCATGCGCAAAAAGACCTCAAACAGCAAGTACTGAACGATGTACAAACCGACATTGGTAACGACCATCACCTAACGGTGGCCAATGACAGCTTCACGGAAGTGAAGAACAACCAGCACATTCGCATCAATGGTCAATGCCAGCTAACCGTGTTGAAAGACAATGTTGATTTCGCTGATGCGAATCTTTATTGCCAAGTAACTGGCGAGCAGCAGCTCAAGGCCAAACAAGAAATTCATTTACGCAGTGGCACAAAAGCCATTCTGGAAGCGCAGCAAGCCATTACCCTAAAAGCCGGAGGCAACTTCATCACCATAGACGCCAATGGTATCCAGTTAATGAGTCAGAACGTGACCTTTAACGAAGGGGGAGAAGCGGCCATAGGGACTGGAATAACCATCCAGAAAGATAGCGAGAAATAG
- a CDS encoding Hcp family type VI secretion system effector: MPTPCYIAIEGETQGLITAGAMTVDSTGEIGLEGHEDEMLVQEFSHNVTVPTNPQSGSPSGKRVHKPFKFTVALNKAVPLLYNALSAGEKLSNVELKWYRTSSEGKQENFFTTTLEGAVIVDIECNMPHCLDPANDSFTQNLTVSLAYRKINWDHITSGTSGSDDWTQPIEA; encoded by the coding sequence ATGCCAACACCTTGTTATATAGCTATCGAAGGGGAAACTCAGGGACTGATTACCGCAGGCGCCATGACAGTTGACTCAACGGGCGAAATCGGTCTGGAAGGTCACGAAGACGAAATGCTGGTACAAGAGTTCTCACACAATGTTACTGTACCAACCAACCCACAATCTGGCAGCCCATCTGGCAAGCGTGTTCATAAGCCATTCAAATTCACCGTGGCCCTAAACAAAGCCGTGCCTCTGTTGTACAACGCCTTATCCGCAGGTGAAAAACTGTCTAACGTGGAACTAAAATGGTACCGTACCTCGTCTGAAGGTAAGCAAGAAAACTTCTTCACCACTACCCTAGAAGGCGCAGTGATTGTTGACATCGAATGCAACATGCCTCATTGCTTGGATCCTGCCAATGACTCCTTCACACAAAACCTAACCGTGTCTCTGGCGTATCGTAAGATCAACTGGGATCACATTACTTCAGGCACCTCTGGTTCAGACGATTGGACGCAACCAATCGAAGCCTAA
- the tssM gene encoding type VI secretion system membrane subunit TssM: protein MLKIIKSIFGKLGSSFKMALPFLVILVVVLINIAIWWMGPWLEVNGEYPLVSVMTRLVIMGLFSLSCCTIWGLVQWRKFLKFKAEIEHQEVLKEDPVQAAIENQENDLNTVILSLKESLNKRNYLYTLPWYLVMGLENAGKTSLINRSGQSYSFSTVLKSSGFKSQNTYSFDWWVGDKSVLIDPDGELLTQGLNLSGSESNGEVEKSLWLHFLTWLEKKRSQRPLNGIVLAIDISKLATSTVYERKAYATILRSRIRELMETLSTRLPIYVALTKLDLLYGFEAFFSNYKKDQRDDVLGFTFSLDSVESHDSWMGEFEGEYNAFIEYVNAIFPQIASQNVDDEDRNAIYSFTRQISGLKEVLQSFFEDALSSDRFSTSPLVRGVYFASVYQQGVPTNAFDDAASRRYGLEHAINKAQNAKNSTTYFTKSLFNKIIYPEAGLASDNFRVARQKRRILLMSVLACSITTLILAGTWHKFYEKNIRQSDAVISKVNNYLQEFPAGTSLTSQDEILPPLNTIRDATLEFGFFRDKPMYISDLGLYQGHLIGPQVEITYLNLLEYKYLPSLMADLVVDLRKASSDEDKLAVLRVYRMLVDKSGRYNDFVLNYFSRKWQVRFSGMKEVQDKLLQHLEYALQHTDLESQRAQGDDNAVAVLQPYEKLIASTQAELGALSIDQRVYRNLKLTAETKLGVDQDLRNLIGPVFPLVFEERENTRKLRIPAMLSKKGFEDYFLPSSESVSDLALIDSWVLGQTETAQFSEADKQALKEKIRASYVVDYTNSWRSAINSFDIKDFEDINEAVSVLENLTGNSQPLTRFLSALDGNTNIFPELPEDRVALEELQKSTKYNLALKINAPFSDLNAMITVSDEKPAYIDEVLVAIDQLKSYLKAIQDAPDVGRAALETTKARTSLNSVDPIYTLNRISAGVPKPLDSMLTKLANQSWYVIKQEAIRYLEVRWHNDIYKVFEQKFADKYPFNPAAKTDVSLEDFEQFFAGNGSLDQFYNDQLKMFIEENLELSGELQGESLIREDVLAQLDQAKLIQEAFFNRKGVLDVSFGVEPINLTANKRRGLLVVDGQNLSYSHGPRNNVEMVWPNTLGDSALSRVTLVPTQLNFSPRSVESSGPWAFFRLLDKAKVVSSSASNVTYQFGIDDGQMQVRLNIEKEINPFTRDLFKSFTLSDTLY, encoded by the coding sequence ATGTTGAAAATTATTAAGTCCATTTTTGGTAAATTAGGCTCCAGTTTTAAAATGGCATTACCTTTTTTGGTAATTCTTGTTGTTGTATTGATTAATATTGCTATTTGGTGGATGGGGCCTTGGCTGGAAGTCAACGGCGAGTATCCACTGGTGAGTGTCATGACTCGACTGGTCATCATGGGATTGTTTTCTCTCTCTTGTTGTACCATTTGGGGATTGGTGCAATGGCGCAAGTTTCTAAAATTTAAAGCAGAAATTGAACACCAAGAAGTGTTGAAAGAAGACCCTGTACAGGCGGCCATTGAAAACCAAGAAAACGATTTAAACACCGTCATCCTTAGCTTGAAAGAAAGTCTGAATAAACGTAATTACCTCTACACTCTGCCTTGGTATCTTGTGATGGGGCTGGAGAATGCCGGTAAGACCAGCTTGATTAATCGCTCAGGCCAAAGTTATAGCTTCTCTACTGTGCTCAAATCTTCTGGGTTTAAAAGCCAAAATACCTATTCATTTGACTGGTGGGTGGGTGATAAATCTGTGCTCATTGATCCAGATGGTGAGCTGTTAACACAAGGTTTGAACCTCTCCGGTTCTGAGTCAAACGGCGAAGTTGAAAAATCATTATGGCTGCATTTTTTAACCTGGCTTGAGAAGAAGCGCAGTCAACGCCCTTTAAATGGTATTGTCTTGGCGATTGATATTTCTAAGCTGGCGACGTCGACCGTGTACGAAAGAAAAGCCTACGCGACCATTTTACGATCCAGAATCAGAGAGTTAATGGAGACCCTTTCCACGCGCTTGCCCATTTATGTTGCTCTAACCAAGCTGGATTTGCTTTATGGTTTTGAAGCCTTCTTCAGTAATTACAAAAAAGATCAAAGAGATGACGTGCTGGGTTTCACCTTCAGTCTTGACTCTGTTGAATCTCATGATTCTTGGATGGGTGAGTTTGAAGGGGAATACAATGCCTTTATCGAATACGTTAATGCCATCTTTCCGCAAATTGCATCGCAGAATGTGGACGATGAAGATCGCAATGCCATATACAGCTTTACCCGTCAGATAAGCGGTCTTAAAGAAGTATTGCAAAGCTTTTTTGAAGATGCCTTAAGCAGTGATCGTTTTTCTACTTCACCCCTTGTTAGGGGGGTCTACTTTGCTTCTGTGTATCAGCAAGGCGTACCAACCAATGCTTTTGATGATGCCGCCTCCAGACGATATGGTTTAGAGCATGCCATCAATAAGGCACAAAATGCTAAAAATTCTACGACTTACTTTACCAAAAGTTTGTTTAATAAAATTATTTACCCAGAAGCCGGTTTGGCGTCTGATAACTTCCGTGTGGCCAGACAAAAAAGACGCATTTTGCTCATGAGCGTATTGGCGTGCAGTATTACCACCCTTATCTTGGCTGGCACCTGGCATAAATTTTATGAGAAAAATATTCGACAGTCTGATGCGGTAATTAGCAAGGTGAATAATTACTTGCAAGAGTTTCCGGCGGGCACCTCATTAACCTCTCAAGATGAAATTCTGCCGCCCTTAAATACCATTCGTGATGCCACCCTTGAGTTTGGTTTCTTCCGCGATAAACCTATGTATATTTCCGATTTGGGTCTGTATCAGGGGCATTTGATCGGCCCGCAAGTGGAAATCACCTACTTAAATTTATTGGAGTACAAATACCTGCCTTCTTTGATGGCGGATCTGGTGGTGGATCTTAGAAAAGCCAGCAGTGATGAAGATAAGCTAGCGGTGCTTAGGGTATATCGAATGCTGGTGGACAAGAGTGGTCGATATAATGACTTTGTGCTTAATTACTTTTCAAGAAAATGGCAAGTGAGATTTTCTGGTATGAAGGAAGTTCAAGATAAGCTTTTACAGCATCTGGAATATGCCCTTCAACATACGGATCTGGAAAGCCAGAGAGCGCAAGGGGACGACAATGCCGTGGCAGTGTTGCAACCCTATGAAAAACTCATTGCCTCAACACAAGCTGAGCTGGGCGCCTTGTCCATCGATCAACGAGTGTATCGTAATCTAAAATTAACCGCCGAAACCAAGTTAGGGGTTGATCAGGATTTACGAAACCTCATCGGCCCGGTTTTCCCACTGGTGTTTGAAGAAAGGGAGAATACAAGAAAACTGCGTATTCCGGCTATGCTATCCAAGAAAGGGTTTGAAGACTATTTCTTGCCGAGCTCAGAATCGGTATCGGATCTGGCGTTAATTGACAGTTGGGTGCTTGGGCAAACCGAAACCGCGCAGTTCAGTGAAGCGGATAAACAGGCATTAAAAGAGAAAATTCGTGCCTCTTATGTGGTTGACTACACCAACTCTTGGCGTTCGGCGATCAATAGTTTTGATATCAAAGACTTTGAAGATATTAATGAAGCGGTGAGCGTATTAGAAAACCTAACAGGAAATTCTCAGCCCCTAACGCGCTTTTTATCCGCATTAGATGGCAACACCAATATTTTTCCTGAATTACCAGAAGACAGAGTAGCGTTAGAGGAGTTGCAAAAGAGCACCAAATACAACCTGGCGTTGAAAATCAATGCGCCTTTCTCTGATTTAAATGCCATGATAACCGTCTCAGATGAGAAACCGGCTTATATTGACGAAGTCTTGGTGGCGATTGATCAACTCAAAAGCTATTTAAAAGCCATACAAGACGCTCCAGATGTGGGTAGGGCAGCGCTTGAGACAACCAAGGCGAGAACCTCACTGAATAGTGTGGACCCTATTTATACCCTTAATAGAATCTCGGCGGGCGTTCCCAAACCCCTTGATAGCATGCTGACCAAACTCGCTAATCAAAGTTGGTATGTGATCAAGCAAGAGGCGATTCGCTATTTGGAAGTGAGATGGCACAATGATATTTATAAAGTGTTTGAGCAAAAGTTTGCGGATAAATACCCCTTTAATCCAGCGGCTAAAACCGATGTCTCACTTGAAGATTTCGAACAATTCTTTGCGGGCAACGGTTCACTTGATCAATTTTACAATGACCAACTGAAAATGTTCATTGAGGAAAACCTAGAGCTTAGTGGCGAGTTGCAAGGCGAGTCGCTGATCCGAGAAGACGTGCTGGCTCAGCTTGACCAAGCCAAATTGATTCAAGAAGCCTTTTTCAATCGCAAAGGGGTGCTCGACGTATCTTTTGGCGTGGAACCTATTAATTTGACGGCGAATAAACGCAGAGGATTATTAGTGGTCGATGGGCAAAATTTGTCTTACAGCCATGGCCCACGTAATAACGTGGAAATGGTGTGGCCAAATACTCTAGGTGACAGCGCTTTATCGAGAGTGACCTTGGTGCCAACACAGCTTAATTTCTCGCCAAGAAGTGTTGAGTCGTCTGGACCTTGGGCCTTCTTCCGTCTATTGGATAAAGCCAAAGTGGTGAGTTCCAGTGCGTCGAATGTGACTTACCAATTCGGTATTGATGACGGCCAGATGCAAGTTAGATTGAATATCGAAAAAGAGATTAATCCCTTTACACGGGACTTATTTAAATCTTTCACCCTGTCGGATACCTTGTATTGA
- the tssA gene encoding type VI secretion system protein TssA, which yields MNFVPDVIRPILKQPISVEFIEGEDCSVDPIYEFIEEEMMKVGSLSHGAVKWQEVEKNLIHLLSEKTKDIKLIDYFIDCCKRRGDVNAFLVALTSLTDFIDSYWQNCFPQKGNNAAVFRKRVLNKITKKLDLFIDSIAHFDVDLATLDDVLRVRGELDDALIKQDIASESSDALLIRVKRKFTSEKERLALSASTKEEAKAAANRHGAFAETDNKAAVTPEKEVKSKCLEVADIVQSNDGDALLALSIRRYVLWSSIQALPDAKDNKTLIMAPPKERVKEYFSSLSEPTHELWLRVENTISMAPFWLDGQWLSYSITLALGQSSLAQRIHYETQRFVDAYPDVFTLCFKDGSPFASDEAKEWLLNESNASSIGAANASSSSSVKDEIDSILAEQGLAEALLFIEDKIKKANANKDKYELRLIACELLKKSGAVDASVQQSNFIYHQVSEMQVSDWDPLFFKRLKKHTSFD from the coding sequence ATGAATTTTGTACCGGATGTTATAAGGCCCATATTAAAACAACCCATTTCAGTTGAATTCATTGAGGGGGAAGATTGTTCAGTCGACCCAATTTATGAGTTTATTGAAGAAGAAATGATGAAGGTTGGTTCGCTTTCTCATGGTGCGGTTAAGTGGCAGGAAGTGGAGAAAAACCTGATTCATTTATTGTCTGAAAAGACAAAAGACATCAAGTTGATTGATTATTTCATTGATTGTTGTAAACGACGAGGAGATGTGAATGCGTTTCTCGTGGCGTTAACCTCTTTAACGGATTTTATTGACTCATATTGGCAAAACTGTTTTCCCCAAAAAGGCAATAACGCGGCCGTTTTTAGAAAAAGAGTGTTAAATAAAATCACCAAAAAGTTGGATTTATTCATTGATTCCATTGCTCACTTTGATGTGGACTTAGCCACCCTTGATGATGTTTTAAGAGTGCGTGGTGAACTGGATGATGCGCTGATAAAGCAGGATATCGCAAGCGAAAGCAGTGACGCTTTATTGATTCGGGTAAAACGAAAGTTCACCAGTGAGAAAGAGAGACTCGCATTAAGCGCGTCAACCAAAGAGGAGGCAAAAGCCGCTGCCAATCGTCATGGCGCTTTTGCAGAAACAGACAATAAAGCGGCGGTTACACCGGAGAAAGAGGTTAAGTCAAAGTGTCTTGAAGTGGCCGATATCGTTCAGTCTAATGATGGTGATGCGCTTCTGGCATTAAGCATTCGGCGTTATGTTTTATGGTCGTCTATTCAGGCTTTGCCAGATGCCAAAGACAATAAAACCCTGATTATGGCGCCACCGAAAGAGCGCGTAAAAGAGTACTTTTCGTCCTTATCCGAACCGACTCACGAGCTTTGGTTACGTGTGGAAAATACCATCAGTATGGCACCATTTTGGCTGGATGGTCAGTGGTTGAGTTATTCAATTACGCTCGCTTTGGGTCAATCCAGTTTGGCGCAAAGAATTCATTATGAAACGCAACGATTTGTCGATGCTTATCCAGACGTCTTCACGCTTTGTTTCAAAGACGGCTCGCCTTTCGCCTCTGATGAAGCAAAAGAATGGCTATTAAATGAGTCGAATGCTTCGTCAATCGGTGCGGCTAATGCTTCGTCAAGCAGCTCAGTGAAAGACGAAATTGACAGCATTCTTGCCGAACAAGGCTTAGCAGAAGCGCTGCTTTTTATTGAAGACAAAATCAAAAAAGCCAACGCAAATAAAGATAAATACGAATTGCGATTGATTGCTTGTGAATTGCTCAAAAAAAGTGGCGCGGTGGATGCCTCCGTTCAGCAAAGCAATTTTATTTATCATCAAGTATCAGAAATGCAGGTTTCTGATTGGGATCCATTGTTTTTTAAGCGTCTAAAGAAACACACTTCTTTTGATTAA
- a CDS encoding type VI secretion system-associated protein TagO, with protein sequence MLLQGIHVNGYAKDKVTDIKECKHISNNLKRLTCYDNFYPPSHSELSKYSGKSKVWLRAMEIEKARVDGYSPIVKRQKNSFNLYITLPTINYELNKGGPILMLSCVDNISRLDLILNKPIRDGRINVSLAGMEQQMWRSDDTGLVISSSRGAVANDYIKSILAKDEVNFYSNNPNLNALVFLPTGLRKKIGEDYKQCAW encoded by the coding sequence ATGTTACTGCAAGGAATTCATGTAAATGGATATGCCAAAGATAAGGTGACAGACATAAAAGAATGCAAACACATTTCGAATAACCTGAAACGACTGACTTGCTACGATAATTTTTATCCGCCAAGTCATTCTGAGCTGTCAAAGTATTCGGGTAAGTCCAAAGTCTGGTTAAGAGCCATGGAGATTGAGAAAGCGAGAGTCGATGGCTATTCACCCATTGTGAAACGTCAAAAAAACTCTTTTAACTTATACATTACCCTGCCCACCATTAATTATGAATTAAATAAAGGTGGGCCAATACTCATGTTGAGTTGCGTTGATAATATCAGTCGCTTGGATTTGATTTTAAATAAACCCATTCGAGACGGACGTATTAACGTTTCTTTGGCGGGCATGGAACAGCAGATGTGGCGCAGTGATGATACTGGTTTGGTGATTTCTTCTTCTCGGGGCGCGGTTGCCAATGACTATATTAAATCCATCTTAGCCAAAGACGAAGTGAATTTTTATTCCAATAACCCTAACTTAAATGCTCTTGTTTTTTTACCGACTGGTTTACGTAAAAAAATAGGGGAAGATTATAAACAATGTGCCTGGTGA
- a CDS encoding sigma 54-interacting transcriptional regulator, whose translation MDAWLEKMTSLTVHSSSELFVHHLTKVFQQETALKAVYLLTLANDGRYFEHVNNDVYLRWDVADFDCALAHALQSDNTMTIQGRHLDFWSSDTQLMRLLKDKQEDDWFVFYPLKIADSKVELFYLFHGDLSLPTRLSDPEFDQFMGVCVAYLSLLREKERLVSIKNGFIQQAHDEANHRKVATGENNLANTIIGESLGIKKIREQIVRAAASNLTVMVLGETGTGKELVSKAVHDLSDRKHQEFVAINCAAIPDTLLESELFGHVKGAFSGAVSDKKGLFDTAHKGTLFLDEIGDMPLNLQAKILRVLETKRYRPVGSKQEFTSDFRLVVATHVNLREQVSKEGFRKDLFYRLYQYPIKLISLKERAEDIPYLAHFFIKQCNEFGHKQVAGISDQALHLLQSYDFPGNIRELKNLLQYACDQTDSGQLISHDTLAQRLDETSVFHHQDASDRITYPHPIESEKEITDLKEAVRQYESKILYTTLKKCNGNRALAAKSLGIPKRTLADKCLKLEIRL comes from the coding sequence ATGGATGCTTGGTTAGAAAAAATGACATCCTTAACGGTGCATTCTAGCTCAGAACTATTTGTTCATCATCTGACAAAAGTCTTTCAGCAAGAAACCGCTTTAAAGGCGGTTTATCTTCTCACACTTGCTAATGACGGAAGGTATTTTGAGCACGTGAATAATGATGTCTATTTACGTTGGGATGTGGCGGATTTTGATTGCGCCTTAGCGCATGCCCTGCAAAGCGACAATACCATGACGATACAAGGTCGCCATCTGGATTTTTGGTCATCAGACACACAACTTATGCGCTTGTTAAAAGATAAACAGGAGGATGATTGGTTTGTCTTTTACCCACTTAAGATAGCGGACAGTAAAGTGGAGTTGTTCTATTTATTTCATGGTGACCTGTCTTTACCTACTCGGCTTTCTGATCCGGAGTTTGACCAGTTTATGGGGGTTTGTGTTGCTTATTTGAGTTTGTTGCGAGAGAAAGAACGACTCGTTTCAATCAAAAATGGTTTCATTCAACAAGCCCATGATGAAGCAAACCATCGCAAAGTCGCAACAGGGGAAAATAACCTTGCCAATACCATTATTGGTGAGAGCTTAGGCATCAAAAAAATACGCGAGCAGATTGTCCGCGCCGCCGCCTCCAATTTGACCGTGATGGTGTTAGGGGAAACGGGCACCGGAAAAGAGCTGGTGTCGAAAGCGGTACATGATTTATCGGATCGAAAGCATCAGGAATTTGTTGCCATTAACTGCGCGGCCATTCCAGACACCCTATTGGAAAGTGAATTATTTGGTCATGTTAAGGGTGCTTTCTCTGGTGCTGTGAGTGATAAAAAAGGCCTGTTTGATACGGCCCATAAAGGCACCTTGTTTTTGGATGAAATTGGCGATATGCCGCTTAACCTTCAGGCCAAAATATTAAGGGTTTTAGAAACCAAACGTTATCGTCCAGTGGGCTCCAAACAAGAGTTTACGTCCGACTTTAGATTGGTGGTGGCAACCCATGTCAACCTGAGAGAACAGGTGAGTAAAGAGGGATTTAGAAAAGACCTTTTCTATCGTCTATACCAATACCCGATTAAATTAATTTCACTAAAAGAAAGAGCGGAAGACATACCCTATTTAGCGCACTTTTTTATAAAACAGTGTAATGAGTTTGGTCATAAACAAGTTGCAGGTATTTCAGATCAGGCTTTACATCTGCTTCAGTCCTATGATTTCCCTGGCAATATCAGAGAGTTAAAAAATCTACTCCAATATGCTTGTGATCAAACCGATTCAGGACAGTTAATTTCTCACGACACCCTTGCGCAAAGGCTCGATGAGACCAGTGTGTTTCATCATCAGGATGCATCAGACAGGATCACCTATCCCCATCCTATTGAAAGTGAGAAGGAGATCACAGACCTAAAAGAAGCGGTGCGGCAATATGAAAGCAAAATTTTATACACCACGCTGAAAAAGTGTAATGGCAATCGAGCTTTGGCAGCAAAGAGTTTAGGTATTCCCAAAAGAACATTGGCGGACAAATGTCTGAAGTTGGAGATTAGGCTGTAA